A single genomic interval of Candidatus Binatia bacterium harbors:
- the pheA gene encoding prephenate dehydratase, whose amino-acid sequence MSRKETVDALRKKIDQVDENLVELLNERATLAQKIGRTKSLDNKDVFVPSREKEIFQRIAHLNRGPLPERSVRSIYREILSASRSLEAPLNVAYFGPEATYTHMAAREKFGSSTTYVPMAGIADVFQEVRQGRVDYGVVPIENSTEGVVTHTLDMLVEADVKICAEVFLDVHHYLLSRSGKTEDIRRIVSHPQALAQCRRWLTTNLPNVALNEAPSTAQAAQMAAADPSLAAVASALAKELYGLETVESNIEDQSNNITRFLVIGGQTPSPSGADKTSLVFSVKDEVGVLHRMLDPFAKNRINLTKIESRPLKQKPWEYLFFLDLQGHIQDPPIQRAVKKLEKSCLFIKILGSYPSAV is encoded by the coding sequence TTGAGCCGTAAAGAGACGGTCGATGCGCTCAGAAAAAAGATCGATCAGGTCGATGAAAATCTCGTAGAGCTGCTGAACGAGCGGGCAACTCTTGCTCAAAAGATCGGCCGGACCAAAAGTCTGGACAACAAGGATGTTTTTGTTCCCAGCCGCGAGAAGGAAATCTTTCAGAGGATTGCGCATCTGAATCGCGGACCGCTGCCCGAGCGGTCCGTGCGTTCCATCTATCGGGAAATTCTCTCCGCCTCACGTTCTCTGGAAGCGCCCCTCAACGTCGCCTACTTCGGGCCCGAGGCGACGTATACCCACATGGCGGCGCGCGAGAAATTCGGCTCTTCGACGACCTACGTCCCCATGGCCGGTATCGCGGACGTGTTCCAGGAAGTGCGGCAGGGAAGGGTGGACTACGGCGTGGTGCCGATCGAGAACTCGACCGAAGGCGTCGTCACGCACACGCTGGACATGCTGGTCGAGGCGGACGTGAAGATTTGCGCCGAGGTTTTTTTAGACGTCCATCACTATTTGCTGTCGCGTTCAGGAAAGACGGAAGACATCCGGCGGATCGTTTCGCATCCGCAGGCGCTGGCGCAGTGCCGGCGCTGGCTGACGACCAATCTTCCCAACGTGGCGCTGAATGAAGCGCCGAGCACCGCGCAGGCGGCGCAGATGGCCGCCGCGGACCCGAGCCTCGCTGCGGTCGCCAGCGCGCTGGCGAAGGAGCTTTACGGTCTGGAAACCGTGGAAAGCAACATCGAAGACCAGAGCAACAACATCACGCGCTTTCTCGTGATCGGCGGGCAGACGCCGAGCCCCAGCGGCGCGGACAAGACCTCGCTCGTCTTTTCGGTCAAAGACGAAGTCGGCGTCTTGCATCGCATGCTCGATCCGTTCGCGAAGAACCGCATCAACCTGACCAAGATCGAGTCGCGGCCGTTGAAGCAGAAGCCGTGGGAATATCTTTTCTTCCTCGATCTGCAAGGACACATCCAGGACCCGCCGATCCAGCGGGCGGTAAAAAAATTGGAGAAGAGCTGCCTGTTCATCAAAATTTTGGGCTCTTACCCCTCGGCCGTATGA
- a CDS encoding RluA family pseudouridine synthase has translation MPWEIVVPENETPKRLENLLKKRFNIGYVRKLFRKNGVRLNGKRSGPEELARPGDRIQLYVPFEKQKAPVKPARARPFEIFFEDEDLVVLNKPAGLAVHEGKGILKRDTVLGMLEAAYRPRGITPKLVHRIDQDTSGLLVAAKNDQTAERLEKLFETGDVEKEYLALVAGRLHPNHGTIEFPLPGRNGRPVSAVTRYRVEEEFSDTTLVRVWIETGRMHQIRLHFAQLGHPIVMDDEHGDFAFNKKFRKAYGLKRQFLHAAMIVFEYRGKKRRWSADLPEDLAGTLKSLEAR, from the coding sequence ATGCCCTGGGAGATCGTCGTACCGGAAAACGAGACGCCGAAGCGGCTGGAAAATCTTCTCAAGAAGCGCTTCAACATCGGTTACGTGAGAAAGCTCTTTCGCAAAAACGGCGTGCGCCTCAACGGCAAACGCTCCGGACCGGAGGAACTGGCGCGTCCGGGAGACCGCATCCAGCTCTATGTTCCGTTTGAAAAGCAAAAGGCGCCGGTAAAGCCGGCGCGCGCGCGTCCGTTCGAGATCTTTTTTGAAGACGAGGATCTCGTGGTCCTGAACAAACCCGCGGGGCTCGCGGTCCACGAGGGAAAGGGAATCCTCAAGCGCGATACCGTTCTCGGAATGTTGGAGGCAGCGTATCGTCCGCGGGGCATCACGCCGAAACTCGTTCACCGGATCGACCAAGACACGTCGGGCCTTCTCGTCGCGGCCAAGAACGACCAAACGGCAGAGCGGCTGGAAAAGCTTTTCGAAACCGGCGACGTGGAGAAAGAGTACCTCGCGCTCGTGGCCGGACGGCTTCATCCCAACCACGGCACGATCGAATTCCCGTTGCCGGGACGAAACGGCCGGCCGGTTTCAGCCGTGACTCGTTACCGCGTTGAGGAGGAATTTTCCGATACGACTTTGGTTCGCGTTTGGATCGAAACCGGCCGCATGCACCAGATCCGCCTCCACTTCGCCCAGCTCGGCCATCCGATCGTGATGGACGACGAGCACGGCGACTTCGCCTTCAACAAAAAGTTTCGCAAAGCTTATGGCTTGAAGCGGCAATTTCTCCACGCGGCGATGATCGTATTTGAGTATCGAGGAAAAAAGCGAAGATGGAGTGCGGATTTGCCGGAGGATTTGGCGGGCACGTTGAAATCTCTAGAAGCTCGGTGA
- a CDS encoding M20/M25/M40 family metallo-hydrolase: MTPFSSQAIERLTAEFWPGAAVVPVMSTGATDSRFLRNAGIPAYGHSGLASEPGDNRAHGKDERLAVKSFFDGLEYQYRLVKALSSPEKTMPLSPLEAQ; the protein is encoded by the coding sequence CTGACCCCATTTTCTTCCCAGGCGATCGAGCGGCTCACAGCCGAGTTCTGGCCGGGCGCCGCGGTCGTGCCGGTGATGTCCACAGGCGCGACCGATTCCCGCTTTCTGCGCAACGCCGGCATCCCGGCCTACGGCCACTCCGGCCTTGCCAGCGAGCCCGGTGATAATCGCGCCCACGGCAAAGACGAGCGCCTGGCGGTGAAATCCTTCTTCGATGGGCTGGAGTATCAGTATCGGTTGGTGAAAGCTTTATCGTCGCCCGAAAAGACGATGCCGCTGTCACCATTGGAGGCGCAGTGA
- a CDS encoding toxin-antitoxin system HicB family antitoxin, with protein MSALSLRLPNFLHKKLGDLAKREGVSINQLINSAVAEKMSALMTVEYLQERAKRGSRKRFEAVLSKVPDREPEEFDRLPKKGRERTAKKRGRRSAA; from the coding sequence ATGAGCGCGTTGAGTCTCAGACTTCCAAATTTTCTCCATAAAAAGCTGGGTGACCTGGCTAAGCGTGAGGGTGTGTCTATCAATCAGCTTATCAATTCAGCGGTCGCGGAAAAGATGTCTGCGCTGATGACCGTGGAATACCTTCAGGAACGCGCCAAGCGTGGGAGTCGCAAGAGGTTTGAGGCCGTTCTATCCAAGGTTCCCGATAGAGAGCCCGAAGAGTTTGATCGGCTTCCTAAGAAGGGGCGAGAGCGGACTGCAAAAAAACGAGGGCGGCGCTCAGCCGCATAG
- a CDS encoding putative toxin-antitoxin system toxin component, PIN family, which produces MLLDTNVLVSGLRSKKGAAFKLLSMVGKGDFEICLSVPVVLEYEEVLSAQLEELHLADSDVRDLLDYLCSVGKHQEVYFLWRPYLRDAKDDFILEAAVAGDCDAIITYNRRDFAGAEKFDVQILTPAQFLKRIGALQ; this is translated from the coding sequence GTGCTTCTGGACACCAACGTTCTTGTGTCCGGACTTCGGTCAAAAAAGGGGGCGGCCTTCAAATTGCTCTCCATGGTAGGAAAGGGAGACTTTGAAATCTGCCTCTCCGTTCCCGTGGTGCTTGAGTACGAAGAGGTTTTATCGGCTCAACTGGAGGAGTTGCACCTCGCCGACTCCGATGTCCGAGACTTGCTGGATTACTTATGCAGCGTCGGCAAGCATCAGGAAGTTTATTTTTTATGGCGTCCTTATCTAAGAGATGCGAAGGATGATTTTATTTTGGAGGCAGCGGTTGCCGGGGACTGCGATGCCATCATTACCTACAACAGGCGGGATTTTGCAGGAGCCGAGAAGTTTGACGTGCAGATTCTGACCCCTGCACAGTTCCTTAAACGAATAGGAGCACTGCAATGA
- a CDS encoding M20/M25/M40 family metallo-hydrolase has product MMMRLLSSCLAVALSGGFAYAQPFTPHQQLAREIYKELVDINTTDSVGNTTLAAEAMARRLRRAGFPEDDIHVLGSDARKGNLVTRLRGTGARRPILLLAHLDVVEARREDWSFDPFKFQEQDGYFLGRGTSDDKAMAAIFVANLLRYKQEGFVPDRDIILALTADEEMGDVPTNGVSWLLKRYKNLIDAEFALNEGGGISLRNGKPAVSRLQVSEKISVMYRLEVKNPGGHSAVPTRDNAIYHLAEGLRRLVRHAFPVKLTEATRAYFERLASIESGQDAEDMRAILRNPADLAATSRLSTRPSYNAQLRTTCVATRLDSGIAKNALPQTARATVNCRVLPGESVAEVQQTLVRVLANDKIVVSQMEDYTPSLPSPPRPDLVQAIERLTAEFWPGAAVVPVMSTGATDSRFLRNAGIPAYGHSGLASEPGDNRAHGKDERLAVKSFFDGLEYQYRLVKALSSPEKTMPLSPLEAQ; this is encoded by the coding sequence ATGATGATGCGTCTCTTATCATCTTGTCTTGCGGTAGCGCTCAGCGGAGGATTCGCTTACGCGCAGCCGTTCACTCCCCACCAGCAGCTCGCGCGCGAGATCTACAAAGAGCTCGTCGACATCAACACGACCGACTCTGTCGGCAATACGACGCTCGCCGCCGAGGCGATGGCGCGGCGGCTCAGGCGCGCGGGCTTTCCGGAGGACGATATTCATGTGCTCGGGAGCGACGCGCGCAAGGGGAATCTTGTCACGCGCTTGCGCGGCACCGGCGCGCGCAGGCCGATTCTTTTACTGGCCCATCTCGACGTCGTGGAAGCCAGGCGTGAGGATTGGTCGTTCGATCCATTCAAGTTTCAGGAGCAGGATGGATACTTCTTGGGCCGTGGCACGTCGGACGACAAGGCGATGGCGGCCATCTTCGTGGCGAATCTCCTTAGGTATAAGCAAGAAGGCTTCGTCCCCGACCGGGATATCATCCTCGCACTGACCGCCGACGAGGAAATGGGGGACGTTCCGACCAACGGCGTATCGTGGCTGCTGAAGAGATACAAAAATCTCATCGATGCGGAATTCGCGCTGAACGAAGGCGGCGGCATCAGCTTAAGGAACGGCAAGCCGGCCGTCAGCCGGCTGCAAGTCAGCGAAAAAATTTCCGTGATGTACCGCCTGGAAGTTAAAAACCCCGGCGGGCACAGCGCGGTGCCGACCCGGGACAACGCGATCTACCATCTCGCCGAAGGCCTCCGTCGTTTAGTCAGGCACGCGTTTCCCGTGAAGCTCACCGAGGCGACCCGCGCTTACTTCGAACGGCTTGCCTCTATCGAAAGCGGCCAGGATGCCGAGGACATGCGGGCCATTCTTCGCAACCCCGCGGACCTCGCGGCCACGTCGCGTCTCTCGACCCGGCCCTCGTACAACGCTCAGCTCAGGACCACTTGCGTAGCGACTCGGCTCGACTCGGGAATCGCCAAGAATGCTTTGCCGCAGACGGCGCGCGCAACGGTGAATTGCCGGGTGCTGCCCGGCGAGTCCGTGGCCGAGGTTCAGCAAACCCTGGTCAGAGTATTGGCCAACGACAAGATCGTCGTCAGCCAAATGGAAGATTACACGCCGAGCCTGCCGTCGCCGCCTCGGCCCGACCTCGTTCAGGCGATCGAGCGGCTCACAGCCGAGTTCTGGCCGGGCGCCGCGGTCGTGCCGGTGATGTCCACAGGCGCGACCGATTCCCGCTTTCTGCGCAACGCCGGCATCCCGGCCTACGGCCACTCGGGGCTCGCCAGCGAGCCCGGTGATAATCGCGCCCACGGCAAGGACGAGCGTCTGGCGGTGAAATCCTTCTTCGATGGGCTGGAGTATCAGTATCGGTTGGTGAAAGCTTTATCGTCGCCCGAAAAGACGATGCCGCTGTCACCATTGGAGGCGCAGTGA
- a CDS encoding amidohydrolase family protein, producing MVSTELIVDVHHHYMPAGLFDRLAAQAGGRRIVTNEISLTLNPSRKDLDAHLKVMDEAGVKTAVLTDQVQVMGAEVARMLNDGIAEVARQHPDRFVGAMHLPIHEPPQAERELARGIDELGLRAVALLACHLDVQLDHPVMNPLYERIQRHDLPIVIHPQSKPAGSDTIYNLDRCVFRPFETTQAIVRVMASVLPRFPGLRFVMPHLGGGASSLKGRMMAFFEPEDADVPPEVKGYLKTQSEQKRLGLAERFEKLFHSLYFDTAGTGAWAPALAAAFNITSADRILFGTDYPLECKTSANILESLNVVREAARSEKDRAAMLGGTAAQLFNL from the coding sequence ATGGTCTCGACCGAGCTCATCGTAGACGTTCACCATCATTACATGCCGGCGGGCTTGTTCGACCGGCTCGCCGCGCAAGCGGGAGGCCGGCGGATCGTCACGAACGAGATCAGCCTGACGCTCAATCCGTCGCGCAAGGACCTCGACGCGCATCTCAAGGTCATGGACGAGGCCGGCGTCAAGACGGCGGTGCTCACCGATCAGGTGCAGGTGATGGGAGCGGAGGTCGCGCGGATGTTGAACGACGGCATCGCCGAAGTCGCGCGCCAGCATCCGGACCGCTTCGTTGGCGCCATGCACCTGCCGATCCATGAGCCGCCTCAGGCGGAGCGCGAGCTGGCGCGCGGCATCGACGAGCTCGGTTTGCGCGCCGTCGCGCTGCTCGCGTGTCATCTCGACGTGCAGCTCGACCATCCGGTGATGAACCCGCTCTACGAGCGTATCCAGCGCCATGATTTGCCGATCGTGATTCATCCGCAGTCCAAGCCCGCCGGCTCGGACACTATTTACAATCTTGACCGCTGCGTCTTCCGGCCGTTCGAGACGACCCAGGCTATCGTGCGCGTGATGGCGAGCGTGCTGCCGCGCTTCCCCGGGCTGCGTTTCGTCATGCCGCATCTCGGCGGTGGCGCGTCGTCGCTCAAGGGAAGGATGATGGCGTTCTTCGAGCCCGAGGACGCCGATGTTCCGCCCGAGGTGAAGGGATACTTGAAGACGCAATCGGAGCAGAAGCGCCTCGGCCTGGCGGAGCGTTTTGAAAAATTATTCCACTCACTCTACTTCGATACCGCCGGAACCGGCGCCTGGGCGCCGGCGCTGGCAGCGGCGTTTAACATCACCTCCGCCGATCGCATCCTGTTCGGCACCGACTACCCGCTCGAATGCAAAACCTCCGCAAACATCCTTGAGTCGCTGAATGTGGTGCGCGAAGCGGCGAGATCGGAAAAGGATAGGGCGGCGATGTTAGGCGGCACCGCGGCGCAGCTCTTCAACTTGTGA
- a CDS encoding alpha/beta fold hydrolase: protein MESTTKTIELIQPPPRSGLLREARGLLELPRLLLCMRTLARQPRGRGEPVLVLPGYGAGDISTVLLQSYLRLLGYRVRGQGRRKNSDDVSEQLTRVLKRLVSFSRKGRQKVRIVGWSLGGYLGREAARERPDLVRQVITLGTPVVGGPKYTVIAHSFRRRGIDIDAIEAQIQMRNRVSLTTPVTAIYSRMDGVVAWRACIDNDCSQVEHVEVETTHLGLGICPEVYSIIADRLAKEIAE from the coding sequence ATGGAATCCACTACGAAGACGATCGAATTGATTCAACCTCCGCCGCGCTCCGGCCTGTTGCGCGAGGCGCGCGGGCTGCTCGAGCTGCCGCGGCTCTTGCTCTGCATGCGCACGCTCGCGCGCCAGCCGCGCGGGCGCGGCGAGCCCGTCCTCGTCCTGCCCGGTTACGGCGCCGGCGACATTTCAACGGTGCTGCTGCAGAGCTATTTACGTCTTCTCGGCTATCGCGTGCGCGGTCAGGGACGGCGTAAAAATTCCGACGATGTATCGGAGCAGCTGACGCGCGTGCTCAAACGTCTGGTCTCTTTCTCTCGCAAAGGGCGGCAAAAGGTTCGCATCGTCGGCTGGAGCCTGGGAGGATACCTCGGCCGCGAGGCGGCGCGCGAGCGTCCCGATCTCGTGCGTCAGGTCATCACGCTCGGAACTCCGGTGGTGGGCGGCCCCAAGTACACCGTCATCGCCCATTCCTTTCGCCGCCGAGGCATCGACATCGACGCGATCGAGGCGCAGATCCAGATGCGCAATCGCGTCTCGCTCACGACGCCGGTGACCGCCATCTATTCGCGCATGGACGGCGTCGTCGCGTGGCGGGCCTGCATCGACAACGACTGCTCGCAGGTCGAGCACGTGGAGGTGGAAACGACCCATTTGGGCCTGGGCATCTGCCCGGAAGTCTATAGCATCATCGCCGATCGGCTCGCCAAGGAGATCGCTGAGTAA
- the guaD gene encoding guanine deaminase, which produces MLVDPRFEPVIYRGRIVNPRLDGSCEEFRHGCLVVGGDGRIIDCGCWEDVKRRLDFTARVPVVDFGSQLLLPGFVDLHLHFPQFDCRGMYADSLLTWLKKHIYPVEARFSDSNLARNTAKRLLHELASCGTTTAVIFSSVHAEATDILFEEAANSGLRAIIGKVLMDEGGEVPRSLLQEWRIGIEESIALCKKWHGASDGRLYYAFSPRFAVTCSEQLMITAGTAAREYGAYIQTHVSETLEEVDFVRKRFPHRRNYVDVYNSAGLLGERTILAHAIHFEDDEFKIVGESGAKVAYCPSSNFFLKSGTMNLRKMHQNRITVGLGSDIGAAPSASLLSVMRDGIYMQPQWVQPREMLAMATIRGATALGLDERIGSLEQGKDADFIVADPSPLSGRWREIEGDLDDVLSLMVFRDIGQVVARAFVKGEEVYRGISAGFEDCAIQ; this is translated from the coding sequence ATGTTGGTAGATCCAAGATTCGAACCCGTAATCTACCGAGGTAGGATTGTCAACCCGAGATTGGACGGGTCCTGTGAGGAATTTCGACACGGCTGTCTGGTAGTTGGAGGGGATGGTCGTATTATCGACTGTGGGTGCTGGGAGGATGTTAAGCGAAGGTTAGATTTTACAGCGCGTGTGCCCGTTGTAGATTTTGGTTCGCAGCTCCTTCTACCCGGGTTTGTTGATCTGCATCTACACTTCCCACAGTTTGATTGTAGGGGTATGTACGCAGACAGTCTCTTGACCTGGCTCAAGAAACATATTTACCCTGTGGAAGCACGGTTCAGCGATTCTAATCTGGCGCGGAACACCGCAAAGCGCTTACTGCATGAACTGGCGAGTTGTGGGACGACTACCGCAGTTATTTTCTCCTCCGTTCATGCCGAGGCGACGGATATTCTCTTTGAAGAAGCCGCCAATAGTGGTCTCCGGGCAATAATTGGAAAGGTTTTGATGGATGAAGGTGGGGAGGTTCCAAGGAGCCTGCTACAAGAGTGGCGCATTGGAATCGAAGAGAGCATTGCGCTGTGCAAGAAGTGGCACGGAGCCAGTGACGGACGACTGTATTATGCCTTTTCTCCCCGGTTCGCGGTAACTTGTTCAGAGCAGCTTATGATCACGGCGGGAACGGCTGCCAGAGAATATGGGGCGTATATTCAAACGCACGTGTCGGAGACACTTGAGGAGGTAGACTTCGTGCGGAAACGGTTTCCGCACAGGCGAAATTACGTTGACGTCTATAATTCAGCGGGTTTACTTGGGGAAAGAACAATCTTGGCCCATGCTATTCATTTTGAAGATGACGAGTTCAAAATCGTCGGGGAGTCTGGTGCGAAAGTGGCCTATTGTCCGAGTTCGAATTTTTTTCTGAAGAGCGGCACAATGAATTTGAGAAAGATGCATCAGAACAGAATCACCGTCGGTCTAGGCTCTGACATAGGCGCGGCTCCTTCCGCTTCTCTTTTATCCGTTATGCGTGACGGAATTTATATGCAACCTCAGTGGGTGCAGCCTCGAGAAATGCTTGCGATGGCAACCATTAGAGGAGCGACAGCTTTGGGACTCGATGAACGCATCGGGAGCCTTGAACAAGGCAAAGATGCAGATTTTATCGTCGCTGATCCTAGCCCCCTATCTGGGAGATGGAGAGAGATCGAGGGCGACTTGGACGATGTGTTGTCACTGATGGTCTTCAGAGATATCGGACAGGTGGTGGCAAGGGCCTTTGTGAAGGGGGAAGAGGTCTACCGGGGTATTAGCGCTGGCTTCGAGGATTGCGCCATACAATGA
- a CDS encoding type II toxin-antitoxin system MqsA family antitoxin, whose amino-acid sequence MKTNVKRKNYYLDERKIKRVKSILGAKKETEAIDAALDLNYGKCEICDAKLVGKRINQDFWIRGKLVVLDNVPAGVCPRCGAKVVRSEVGKRIAKILESPTKWSKALVIHFPVVEFP is encoded by the coding sequence ATGAAAACTAACGTGAAGCGGAAGAATTACTATTTGGACGAGCGAAAGATCAAGCGGGTCAAGAGCATCCTGGGCGCGAAGAAGGAGACCGAGGCTATCGACGCGGCTCTGGATCTCAATTACGGAAAATGTGAAATCTGCGATGCCAAGCTTGTGGGCAAACGAATCAACCAGGACTTTTGGATTCGCGGGAAGCTAGTCGTGCTGGACAACGTGCCCGCTGGCGTTTGTCCGCGCTGCGGCGCCAAGGTGGTACGATCAGAAGTCGGGAAACGCATCGCGAAGATTTTGGAAAGTCCCACGAAATGGTCCAAGGCGCTCGTTATTCATTTTCCGGTCGTAGAATTCCCCTAA
- a CDS encoding transporter, protein MSRTLRILNFVSAALLFLSAAAAPAAESKADPIDRIEDNSFLVEEAYNQEPGVIQHIFVAVYSKDSQRRGWEFNFTQEWPVFSQDHQFSYSIPSFHTREEGENLRGIGDILLNYRYQALYEGERFPAFAPRFSLILPSGNRWKGTGNGVVGYQWNLPFSKKLPPLLALHANFGLTYLPGVRAPLDAGGLSSRRSLVSPSLGASAILALTPRVHAMLEWVGNFDESIDGAGKKQRDFVSMISPGFRAAVIDKEELQTVIGVALPIGVTRAAANFGVLLYLSIEHKLF, encoded by the coding sequence ATGAGTCGAACACTGCGGATTCTGAATTTCGTAAGCGCCGCGCTGCTTTTCTTATCCGCCGCAGCCGCGCCGGCAGCGGAGTCGAAAGCCGATCCCATCGACCGGATCGAAGACAACAGCTTTCTCGTCGAAGAAGCCTACAACCAGGAACCGGGAGTCATCCAGCACATCTTTGTCGCCGTCTACTCCAAAGACTCCCAGCGGCGCGGGTGGGAATTCAACTTCACGCAGGAGTGGCCGGTCTTTTCTCAGGACCACCAATTTTCCTACAGCATCCCCTCTTTCCACACTCGGGAAGAAGGCGAAAACTTGCGGGGCATCGGAGACATTCTACTCAACTACCGCTACCAGGCTCTGTACGAAGGAGAGCGTTTTCCGGCGTTCGCGCCGCGGTTCAGCTTGATTCTCCCGAGCGGTAACCGCTGGAAAGGAACGGGCAACGGCGTGGTCGGCTATCAATGGAACCTTCCCTTCAGCAAAAAGCTTCCGCCGCTATTGGCCCTCCATGCGAATTTTGGACTCACCTATCTCCCCGGCGTGCGCGCCCCGTTGGACGCGGGAGGACTGTCGTCGAGGCGCTCGCTCGTCTCCCCCAGCCTGGGCGCGAGCGCCATCCTCGCGCTCACGCCGCGCGTTCATGCGATGTTGGAATGGGTCGGTAATTTCGATGAAAGCATCGACGGCGCAGGAAAAAAACAGCGCGACTTCGTATCGATGATCTCTCCGGGCTTCCGCGCCGCCGTCATCGATAAAGAGGAGCTGCAAACCGTCATCGGCGTCGCTCTACCAATCGGTGTTACGAGGGCCGCCGCCAACTTCGGCGTGCTGTTATATCTCTCGATCGAACACAAACTTTTTTAG
- a CDS encoding YcxB family protein has protein sequence MTIEQAGLRHNSPNWESTTKWSGLIRVDDSHGVVLLLTDDLYFYIVPDAAFESGEEKQAFLAHLREKVGAAAFAKRRPRLRGART, from the coding sequence TTGACGATCGAGCAGGCGGGCCTGCGCCACAACTCGCCAAACTGGGAATCAACGACGAAGTGGTCCGGCCTGATAAGAGTGGATGACTCGCACGGCGTCGTTCTGCTGCTCACCGACGATCTCTATTTCTACATCGTTCCCGATGCCGCATTTGAATCCGGAGAAGAAAAACAAGCCTTCCTTGCACATCTCCGCGAAAAAGTCGGCGCGGCGGCATTCGCTAAGCGCCGGCCACGCCTTCGAGGCGCGCGAACTTGA
- a CDS encoding C13 family peptidase has product MAAFLDNLANGFRLALFLRIREDRLTVAWWQIAAFGLAGWLISVVSAVATMHLHPAMLFWTIPSAASELPVFGLAAILAAYVIGRSDRTLTLLQAFLMINVAIQLAGSVAYGAVGSFLNHTALRLIGDEYAIIPQLWLAMACAKTTVSLFPSARRRASIAAALCAVMLGLPAMAQYAERAFLLQTAEGEESGSTDYKGLDESVLYGQSGVLERELAGARPGRPGVIDVYFIGIGGYANQDVFMKEVDAVDRLFRERFDAEGKTIRLVNNRKTVATSPLASVTSLRASLKRVAEVMNRDEDILFLFLTSHGSKEHRLSLDFWPVKFHELDPATLRALLDDSGIRNRVVVVSACYSGGFIGPLKDQNTLVISASAADRNSFGCSNEVEWTYFGKAYFDEALRQTHSFVEAFEIAKLAVAEREKKNGYKPSEPQIAVGEAIKPKLSTLEQQLGALAKGYK; this is encoded by the coding sequence ATGGCGGCGTTCCTAGACAACCTGGCGAACGGCTTTCGCCTCGCTCTGTTCCTCCGGATTCGGGAAGATCGGCTGACGGTCGCGTGGTGGCAGATTGCTGCGTTCGGCCTCGCCGGCTGGTTGATTTCCGTCGTTTCCGCCGTCGCGACGATGCACCTGCACCCAGCGATGTTATTTTGGACCATTCCCTCGGCCGCGTCTGAGTTACCCGTTTTCGGGCTCGCGGCAATCCTTGCCGCCTACGTCATCGGCAGGAGTGATAGAACGTTGACCCTATTGCAAGCGTTTCTCATGATCAACGTGGCGATCCAATTGGCGGGTTCCGTCGCTTACGGCGCGGTCGGATCGTTCTTGAATCATACTGCGCTACGGCTAATCGGCGACGAGTACGCCATCATTCCGCAGCTCTGGCTTGCCATGGCTTGCGCCAAAACAACGGTATCCTTGTTTCCGAGCGCACGGCGTCGGGCGTCCATTGCCGCCGCCCTTTGCGCCGTCATGCTTGGCCTGCCGGCTATGGCGCAGTACGCCGAGCGCGCTTTCTTGCTGCAGACAGCCGAAGGGGAAGAAAGCGGATCGACAGATTACAAGGGGTTGGACGAAAGCGTGCTCTACGGGCAGTCCGGTGTTCTCGAACGCGAGCTTGCCGGCGCTCGGCCCGGCCGCCCGGGCGTGATCGACGTCTATTTCATCGGCATTGGCGGCTATGCCAACCAAGATGTTTTCATGAAGGAGGTCGACGCCGTGGACCGTCTCTTCCGCGAGCGGTTCGACGCCGAGGGAAAAACAATCCGCCTGGTCAACAATCGCAAAACCGTAGCCACATCGCCTCTCGCCAGCGTGACCAGCCTGCGCGCGTCGCTAAAGCGCGTGGCGGAGGTGATGAATAGGGACGAAGATATACTCTTCCTTTTTCTTACTTCGCATGGCTCGAAGGAGCACCGCTTGTCGCTCGACTTCTGGCCGGTGAAATTTCATGAGCTGGACCCGGCGACGCTGCGCGCCCTCTTGGACGACTCCGGGATCCGAAACCGAGTGGTCGTGGTTTCCGCCTGCTATTCGGGCGGATTCATCGGGCCCTTGAAGGATCAAAACACGCTCGTGATTTCCGCATCGGCCGCGGACAGGAATTCATTCGGGTGCAGCAACGAGGTGGAATGGACGTATTTCGGCAAGGCCTATTTCGACGAGGCGCTCAGGCAGACGCATTCGTTCGTCGAGGCGTTCGAGATCGCCAAGCTGGCCGTCGCCGAACGCGAGAAAAAAAACGGCTACAAGCCTTCCGAGCCCCAGATCGCTGTCGGCGAGGCCATCAAGCCGAAGCTCTCGACGCTGGAGCAACAATTGGGCGCCCTGGCAAAAGGATACAAGTAG